In Etheostoma cragini isolate CJK2018 chromosome 9, CSU_Ecrag_1.0, whole genome shotgun sequence, the following are encoded in one genomic region:
- the LOC117950530 gene encoding cytochrome P450 2J6-like has translation MWLCDLFLWLDLRGMLLFIFAFLLVVYFLNRKDPPNFPPGPLSLPLLGNIFNIESKQPHIYLTKLADVYGNVFCIRLGRQKTVFVSGWKMVKEAIVTQADNFVDRPFSPMVTRIYSGNSAGLFFSNGNVWRKQRRFAMATLRTFGLAKSSMEQSICEESHHLQEAMEKEKGEPFDPVPLLNDAVANIICQIVFGRRFDYSDHNFQSMLKNLTEMAYLEGSVWALLYDAFPALMKRLPGPHNGIFSSSKCLKASIRTEIERHKLDLDPSNPRDYIDTFLIEQNRNRNSELGFDDGNLVLCCLDLFLAGGETTSKTLQWGLIYLIKNPHIQDKVQAEIDRVIGRTRLPRMADRPNLPYTDAVIHEIQRMGNIVPLNGLRMAAKDTTMGGYVIPKGTSVMPNLTSVLFDKTEWETPDTFNPGHFLDAEGMFVRRDAFLPFSAGKRACLGEGLARMELFLFVVSLCQKFYFSTLDGLELSTEGVTGATRTPYPFKIYAHAR, from the exons ACCCAACTTCCCACCAGGACCActatctcttcctcttttaGGAAACATATTCAATATTGAATCTAAACAACCTCACATTTACTTAACCAAG ctagCTGATGTTTATGGGAATGTGTTCTGCATTCGTCtgggaagacaaaaaacagtgtttgtgtctggGTGGAAGATGGTGAAGGAAGCAATTGTCACACAGGCTGATAACTTTGTGGACCGGCCATTCAGCCCAATGGTGACCAGAATTTATTCAGGGAACTCAG cGGGTCTTTTCTTCAGTAATGGGAACGTGTGGAGGAAACAACGGCGTTTTGCCATGGCCACGTTACGTACCTTTGGTTTGGCCAAGAGCTCCATGGAGCAGAGCATCTGTGAGGAGAGTCATCATCTGCAGGAGGCGATGGAGAAGGAAAAag GTGAGCCATTTGACCCTGTGCCCCTCTTAAATGACGCTGTGGCCAACATCATCTGCCAGATAGTGTTTGGGAGACGGTTTGACTACAGCGACCATAACTTCCAGAGCATGCTAAAGAATCTGACTGAGATGGCTTATCTGGAGGGATCCGTATGGGCTCTA CTATACGATGCATTCCCAGCACTGATGAAACGCCTGCCGGGGCCTCACAATGGCATCTTCAGTAGCTCCAAATGTCTGAAGGCATCTATCAGGACAGAGATAGAGAGGCACAAGTTGGATCTGGACCCCAGCAACCCCCGAGATTACATCGACACCTTCCTGATAGAGCAGAAT CGCAACAGAAACAGTGAACTTGGTTTTGACGATGGCAACCTGGTTCTGTGTTGTCTGGATCTGTTCCTGGCTGGTGGCGAAACCACTTCGAAGACCCTGCAGTGGGGGCTCATCTACCTCATCAAGAACCCTCATATCCAGG ACAAAGTCCAGGCAGAGATAGACAGAGTGATCGGACGGACCCGACTTCCCAGAATGGCAGACAGACCTAACCTGCCCTACACCGACGCTGTCATCCACGAGATCCAGAGGATGGGAAACATTGTTCCCCTCAATGGACTTAGAATGGCTGCCAAGGACACAACAATGGGTGGTTACGTCATACCCAAG ggaaCTTCAGTGATGCCCAACCTGACCTCTGTGCTGTTTGACAAGACTGAGTGGGAGACGCCAGACACCTTCAACCCTGGACATTTCCTGGATGCTGAAGGGATGTTCGTGAGGAGGGATGCATTTTTACCGTTCTCTGCAG GAAAGCGTGCATGTCTGGGTGAAGGCCTGGCAAGAATGGAGCTGTTCTTGTTTGTTGTCAGTTTGTGTcagaagttttatttttccacTCTGGATGGACTTGAGCTGAGTACAGAGGGAGTCACCGGAGCAACACGCACACCATACCCCTTTAAGATCTATGCCCACGCCCGCTAA
- the hook1 gene encoding protein Hook homolog 1 isoform X1: MDENNTLLTESLAIWLQTFNTPAPCRTVEELTTGAAISQALHQIDPAWFTDGWLGRIKTDVEDNWRLKMNNLKKILQMVIDYYNEVLAQEISDFPLPDLSLVAEHSHSVELGRLLQLVLGCAVRCERKQEYIQIIMTLEESVQHVVMTAIQELMSKEIMAPFGAELSGDLEQQLKKAQEELTELLAEKEALAQRCQELDIQVAVLQEERNSLLAENDVLTDRANQLDTFDHPSTPSGRKHNQLQQQCEALQEENFRLEAAKDDYRIHCEELEKQLIEVQHRNDELTSLAEESRALKDELDVLRNCSDRVVMLEASVDTYKRKLENLGDLKRQMKLLEENNMTYMHNTVSLEEELRKANAARTQLETYKRQVQELHRKLSEESRRADNLAYEMTKLEEKHETLMKEKERTIIERDSLKEINEELRCTQAQQHQLSQAGILPSASPSHDNLAAELIPIEYRERFIRLQHENKMLRVQQEECEREKIATLQAQLEEAHKTRSELDTENRLSRERISELQQQVEDLQKALQSQAAKPDDSNLKRKLDAHMVQLNEAQDEIMKKKELLEDLQPDNTQTSLKLDELMAALKKKDDDMRAMEERYKMYLEKARNVIRALDPKLNPATAEIQALKNQLADRDKQFLILERQCEQAKLREYEEKLIVTAWYNKSLNFQKLAIESRLSGCTSSVLSPSQSFLSQQRQVSNAPRRALSISMPATTSK, encoded by the exons atggacGAAAATAACACGCTACTGACCGAGAGCCTCGCAATATGg CTGCAGACCTTCAACACTCCTGCACCTTGCAGAACAGTAGAAGAGCTGACCACTGGAGCGGCAATATCACAAGCTCTGCATCAaat AGACCCAGCATGGTTCACTGATGGATGGCTGGGTCGGATCAAAACAGATGTTGAGGATAACTGGAGACTGAAG aTGAACAACCTGAAGAAGATCCTTCAGATGGTGATTGATTATTATAATGAG GTCTTGGCCCAGGAAATCTCTGACTTCCCCTTGCCAGATCTGTCCCTGGTGGCAGAGCATTCACACTCCGTGGAGCTGGGGAGGCTGCTGCAGCTCGTATTGGGCTGTGCTGTCAGATGTGAGCGCAAACAAG AATACATTCAGATCATCATGACCTTGGAGGAGTCTGTGCAGCATGTTGTCATGACAGCCATCCAGGAG CTCATGAGTAAAGAGATCATGGCCCCGTTTGGAGCAGAACTGTCTGGGGACTTGGAACAGCAG TTGAAAAAAGCCCAAGAGGAACTCACTGAACTTCTAGCAGAGAAGGAAGCATTAGCCCAGCGCTGTCAAGAGCTGGACATACAG GTGGCTGTTCTGCAAGAGGAACGGAACAGCTTATTGGCTGAGAATGACGTCCTAACGGACCGAGCCAATCAGCTGGACACATTCGACCACCCAAGCACCCCGTCAGGAAGGAAACACAACCAGTTGCAGCAACAGTGCGAGGCACTTCAGGAGGAGAACTTCAG GCTGGAGGCTGCTAAGGATGACTACCGGATCCACTGTGAAGAGTTGGAGAAGCAGTTGATCGAAGTCCAGCACCGTAATGACGAGCTCACTAGCCTGGCAGAAGAGTCTCGAGCCCTCAAAGATGAACTGGATGTTCTgag GAATTGCTCAGATCGGGTGGTGATGCTGGAGGCCTCAGTGGATACATACAAACGTAAACTGGAAAATCTAGGGGATCTGAAGAGGCAGATGAAGCTGCTGGAAGAGAACAACATGACCTACATGCACAACACTGTCAGCTTGGAGGAAGAACTGCGCAAGGCCAACGCTGCCCGCACACAGCTTGAGACATACAAGAGACAG GTCCAGGAGCTACACAGGAAGTTGTCTGAGGAGTCGCGGCGAGCAGACAACTTGGCCTATGAGATGACCAAATTAGAGGAAAAGCATGAAACTTTGATGAAGGAGAAAGAG AGGACCATCATTGAGAGAGATTCTCTAAAGGAGATCAATGAGGAGCTGCGATGCACTCAGGCTCAACAGCACCAGCTTTCCCAAGCAG GCATTCTTCCTTCTGCCAGCCCTAGCCATGATAACCTGGCAGCTGAGTTAATACCCATTGAGTACAG AGAAAGGTTCATCAGGCTGCAGCATGAGAACAAGATGCTGAGGGTGCAGCAGGAGGAGTGTGAGAGGGAGAAGATCGCCACACTGCAGGCCCAGCTGGAGGAAGCACATAAGACACGCAGTGAACTGGACACCGAGAACAG ATTGAGTCGAGAGCGGATCagtgagctgcagcagcaggtggAGGACCTTCAGAAAGCTCTGCAGAGCCAGGCGGCCAAACCTGATGAT TCAAACCTGAAGCGGAAACTCGACGCACACAT GGTCCAGCTGAACGAGGCTCAGGACGAAATCATGAAGAAGAAAGAGCTGCTGGAGGACCTTCAGCCTGACAACACGCAAACTT CCTTGAAGCTGGATGAGTTGATGGCTGCTCTGAAGAAGAAGGATGACGACATGAGGGCCATGGAAGAGAGGTACAAAATGTACCTGGAGAAAGCTCGCAAC GTTATCCGAGCGCTGGATCCAAAGCTAAATCCAGCCACTGCTGAGATCCAAGCTCTGAAGAACCAGTTAGCAGATCGGGACAAGCAGTTTCTCATCCTGGAA CGTCAATGTGAGCAGGCCAAACTGAGAGAGTATGAGGAGAAGCTAATCGTCACGGCGTGGTATAACAAG AGTCTAAACTTTCAGAAGCTGGCGATTGAATCCCGTCTCAGTGGCTGCACCTCCTCCGTGCTGTCCCCCAGCCAGTCCTTCTTGTCCCAGCAGCGGCAAGTCTCAAATGCCCCACGTCGGGCGCTTTCCATCAGCATGCCTGCCACTACCTCAAAGTAG
- the hook1 gene encoding protein Hook homolog 1 isoform X2 codes for MDENNTLLTESLAIWLQTFNTPAPCRTVEELTTGAAISQALHQIDPAWFTDGWLGRIKTDVEDNWRLKMNNLKKILQMVIDYYNEVLAQEISDFPLPDLSLVAEHSHSVELGRLLQLVLGCAVRCERKQEYIQIIMTLEESVQHVVMTAIQELMSKEIMAPFGAELSGDLEQQLKKAQEELTELLAEKEALAQRCQELDIQVAVLQEERNSLLAENDVLTDRANQLDTFDHPSTPSGRKHNQLQQQCEALQEENFRLEAAKDDYRIHCEELEKQLIEVQHRNDELTSLAEESRALKDELDVLRNCSDRVVMLEASVDTYKRKLENLGDLKRQMKLLEENNMTYMHNTVSLEEELRKANAARTQLETYKRQVQELHRKLSEESRRADNLAYEMTKLEEKHETLMKEKERTIIERDSLKEINEELRCTQAQQHQLSQAGILPSASPSHDNLAAELIPIEYRERFIRLQHENKMLRVQQEECEREKIATLQAQLEEAHKTRSELDTENRLSRERISELQQQVEDLQKALQSQAAKPDDSNLKRKLDAHMVQLNEAQDEIMKKKELLEDLQPDNTQTSLKLDELMAALKKKDDDMRAMEERYKMYLEKARNVIRALDPKLNPATAEIQALKNQLADRDKQFLILERQCEQAKLREYEEKLIVTAWYNKVKRDQTI; via the exons atggacGAAAATAACACGCTACTGACCGAGAGCCTCGCAATATGg CTGCAGACCTTCAACACTCCTGCACCTTGCAGAACAGTAGAAGAGCTGACCACTGGAGCGGCAATATCACAAGCTCTGCATCAaat AGACCCAGCATGGTTCACTGATGGATGGCTGGGTCGGATCAAAACAGATGTTGAGGATAACTGGAGACTGAAG aTGAACAACCTGAAGAAGATCCTTCAGATGGTGATTGATTATTATAATGAG GTCTTGGCCCAGGAAATCTCTGACTTCCCCTTGCCAGATCTGTCCCTGGTGGCAGAGCATTCACACTCCGTGGAGCTGGGGAGGCTGCTGCAGCTCGTATTGGGCTGTGCTGTCAGATGTGAGCGCAAACAAG AATACATTCAGATCATCATGACCTTGGAGGAGTCTGTGCAGCATGTTGTCATGACAGCCATCCAGGAG CTCATGAGTAAAGAGATCATGGCCCCGTTTGGAGCAGAACTGTCTGGGGACTTGGAACAGCAG TTGAAAAAAGCCCAAGAGGAACTCACTGAACTTCTAGCAGAGAAGGAAGCATTAGCCCAGCGCTGTCAAGAGCTGGACATACAG GTGGCTGTTCTGCAAGAGGAACGGAACAGCTTATTGGCTGAGAATGACGTCCTAACGGACCGAGCCAATCAGCTGGACACATTCGACCACCCAAGCACCCCGTCAGGAAGGAAACACAACCAGTTGCAGCAACAGTGCGAGGCACTTCAGGAGGAGAACTTCAG GCTGGAGGCTGCTAAGGATGACTACCGGATCCACTGTGAAGAGTTGGAGAAGCAGTTGATCGAAGTCCAGCACCGTAATGACGAGCTCACTAGCCTGGCAGAAGAGTCTCGAGCCCTCAAAGATGAACTGGATGTTCTgag GAATTGCTCAGATCGGGTGGTGATGCTGGAGGCCTCAGTGGATACATACAAACGTAAACTGGAAAATCTAGGGGATCTGAAGAGGCAGATGAAGCTGCTGGAAGAGAACAACATGACCTACATGCACAACACTGTCAGCTTGGAGGAAGAACTGCGCAAGGCCAACGCTGCCCGCACACAGCTTGAGACATACAAGAGACAG GTCCAGGAGCTACACAGGAAGTTGTCTGAGGAGTCGCGGCGAGCAGACAACTTGGCCTATGAGATGACCAAATTAGAGGAAAAGCATGAAACTTTGATGAAGGAGAAAGAG AGGACCATCATTGAGAGAGATTCTCTAAAGGAGATCAATGAGGAGCTGCGATGCACTCAGGCTCAACAGCACCAGCTTTCCCAAGCAG GCATTCTTCCTTCTGCCAGCCCTAGCCATGATAACCTGGCAGCTGAGTTAATACCCATTGAGTACAG AGAAAGGTTCATCAGGCTGCAGCATGAGAACAAGATGCTGAGGGTGCAGCAGGAGGAGTGTGAGAGGGAGAAGATCGCCACACTGCAGGCCCAGCTGGAGGAAGCACATAAGACACGCAGTGAACTGGACACCGAGAACAG ATTGAGTCGAGAGCGGATCagtgagctgcagcagcaggtggAGGACCTTCAGAAAGCTCTGCAGAGCCAGGCGGCCAAACCTGATGAT TCAAACCTGAAGCGGAAACTCGACGCACACAT GGTCCAGCTGAACGAGGCTCAGGACGAAATCATGAAGAAGAAAGAGCTGCTGGAGGACCTTCAGCCTGACAACACGCAAACTT CCTTGAAGCTGGATGAGTTGATGGCTGCTCTGAAGAAGAAGGATGACGACATGAGGGCCATGGAAGAGAGGTACAAAATGTACCTGGAGAAAGCTCGCAAC GTTATCCGAGCGCTGGATCCAAAGCTAAATCCAGCCACTGCTGAGATCCAAGCTCTGAAGAACCAGTTAGCAGATCGGGACAAGCAGTTTCTCATCCTGGAA CGTCAATGTGAGCAGGCCAAACTGAGAGAGTATGAGGAGAAGCTAATCGTCACGGCGTGGTATAACAAGGTAAAACGGGATCAAACTATTTGA